One segment of Setaria viridis chromosome 4, Setaria_viridis_v4.0, whole genome shotgun sequence DNA contains the following:
- the LOC117851695 gene encoding UDP-glycosyltransferase 73C3 — translation MGSQGQAATSGPGDADDDIGRRTHAAAHFVFVPLMAQGHLIPAVDTALLLATHGAVCTIAGTRATAARVRPTVDSARQSGLTVWLVEFPLDYAEAGLPEGVDNVDNVPVEHMRSYLDAVALLRSPIESYLRAHAPYPTCVVSDFCHPWTTVLASNLGVPRLSFFSMCAFCLLCQHNVERFNAYEGVADDNEPVVVPGLEKTFLVTRAQAPGCFFRGSPAWEEFADYTERAQAEADGVIMNTFEEMEPEYVAGYAAAKKMKIWTVGPVSLYHQLGDGATLAARGNATAIDADECLRWLDGKEPDSVVYVSFGSIARADAKQAMELGLGLEASGHPFVWVLRNAHEYDEAVRSFLDELEARVAGRGLLIRGWAPQVLILSHVAVGGFVTHCGWNSTLEAVAAGLPVVTWPHFSDQFLNQKMAVEVLDIGVSVGVTEPLMYRKEVKEIGVGRGVVEEAVRSVMGGGVEAEERRRRARALAAKARAAVQEGGSSHGNLLDLASRFRAAS, via the coding sequence ATGGGTAGCCAAGGACAAGCAGCAACCAGCGGCCCCGGAGACGCGGACGACGACATCGGCCGGAGAACCCACGCGGCGGCGCACTTCGTGTTCGTCCCGCTGATGGCGCAGGGCCACCTGATCCCGGCCGTCGACACCGCGCTGCTGCTCGCCACCCACGGCGCCGTCTGCACCATCGCCGGGACCCGAGCCACGGCCGCGCGGGTGCGCCCGACCGTCGACTCCGCCCGGCAGTCGGGGCTCACGGTCTGGCTCGTCGAGTTCCCGCTCGACTACGCCGAGGCCGGCCTGCCGGAAGGCGTTGACAACGTGGACAACGTCCCGGTGGAGCACATGCGGAGCTACTTAGACGCCGTGGCGCTCCTCCGCTCGCCGATCGAGAGCTACCTCCGCGCCCACGCGCCGTACCCGACGTGCGTCGTGTCGGACTTCTGCCACCCGTGGACCACGGTGCTCGCGTCCAACCTCGGGGTCCCGCGGCTCAGCTTCTTCAGCATGTGCGCCTTCTGCCTCCTGTGCCAGCACAACGTCGAGCGGTTCAACGCGTACGAGGGCGTCGCCGACGACAACGAGCCGGTCGTCGTTCCGGGCCTGGAGAAAACGTTCCTGGTGACGAGAGCACAGGCCCCGGGCTGCTTCTTCCGGGGGTCGCCGGCGTGGGAGGAGTTCGCGGACTACACCGAGCGCGCGCAGGCCGAGGCCGACGGCGTCATCATGAACACCTTCGAGGAGATGGAGCCGGAGTACGTTGCCGGCTACGCGGCGGCCAAGAAGATGAAAATCTGGACCGTCGGGCCGGTGTCACTCTACCACcagctcggcgacggcgcgacGCTGGCGGCGAGAGGGAACGCCACCGCCATCGACGCCGACGAGTGCCTCCGGTGGCTCGACGGCAAGGAGCCCGACTCCGTCGTCTACGTCAGCTTCGGGAGCATCGCGAGGGCGGACGCGAAGCAGGCCATggagctcgggctcgggctggaggCGTCGGGGCACCCGTTCGTCTGGGTGCTCAGGAACGCCCACGAGTACGACGAGGCGGTGCGCAGCTTCCTGGACGAGCTCGAGGCGCGCGTCGCGGGGCGCGGCCTGCTGATCCGGGGGTGGGCGCCGCAGGTGCTGATCCTGTCACACGTCGCCGTGGGCGGCTTCgtgacgcactgcgggtggaactcgacgctggaggccgtcgccgccgggctGCCGGTGGTGACGTGGCCGCACTTCTCGGACCAGTTCCTGAACCAGAAGATGGCCGTGGAGGTGCTGGACATCGGCGTCAGCGTCGGGGTCACGGAGCCGCTGATGTACCGGAAGGAGGTGAAGGAGATCGGGGTGGGGCGGggcgtggtggaggaggccgtgaggagcgtgatgggcggcggggtggaggcagaggagaggaggcggcgggcccGCGCGCTCGCGGCGAAGGCGCGGGCGGCCGTGCAGGAGGGCGGGTCGTCGCACGGGAACCTGCTGGATTTGGCCAGTCGCTTCAGGGCGGCTTCGTGA